The following are encoded together in the Thiobacillus sp. SCUT-2 genome:
- a CDS encoding glycosyltransferase family 2 protein → MSPRFSVIIPAFNAAATLARAIESVRAQTWPVHEIIVVDDGSTDATPEVARRFGDAVRLIAQRNSGVSAARNAGAAAATGDWLAFLDADDWYAPDRIALHAAWIEEDPALDCLTGDYEYRDAEGRLLATSMAQHESGRSMQAKAAGAARAVMEAPAEMAAFVADHFGDTHTLSVPRARFIELGGYPAGFKVCEDVHFLTRLVAGSRRIGVVCRSLGVYVIHGGSATRRDPVAAQRENVRTLSDLVRLAAAFPEPLRQAVASRMRSARYNLGCALARDGRRIAAIRAVLPTLAEQPGWQSLRAVLSMLKG, encoded by the coding sequence ATGAGCCCGCGCTTCTCCGTGATCATCCCGGCGTTCAACGCCGCCGCAACGCTGGCGCGCGCGATCGAATCGGTGCGCGCACAGACGTGGCCCGTGCATGAAATCATCGTGGTCGACGACGGCTCGACCGATGCCACGCCGGAGGTCGCGCGCCGGTTCGGCGACGCGGTGCGGTTGATCGCGCAGCGCAACAGCGGCGTGTCGGCCGCGCGCAACGCGGGCGCCGCGGCCGCCACGGGCGACTGGCTGGCATTTCTCGACGCCGACGACTGGTATGCGCCCGATCGCATCGCGCTGCACGCCGCGTGGATCGAGGAAGATCCCGCGCTCGATTGCCTGACCGGAGACTACGAGTATCGCGATGCCGAGGGCAGGCTGCTCGCCACCTCGATGGCGCAGCACGAATCGGGGCGGAGCATGCAGGCGAAGGCCGCGGGGGCGGCGCGCGCGGTGATGGAGGCGCCGGCCGAGATGGCGGCTTTCGTCGCCGACCATTTCGGCGACACGCATACGCTGTCCGTGCCGCGGGCGCGGTTCATCGAACTGGGCGGCTATCCGGCCGGATTCAAGGTGTGCGAGGATGTGCATTTCCTGACCCGCCTGGTTGCGGGAAGCCGCCGCATCGGGGTGGTCTGCCGCAGTCTGGGGGTGTACGTGATTCATGGCGGCAGCGCCACGCGCCGCGACCCGGTGGCCGCGCAGCGTGAGAACGTGCGCACGCTGTCCGACCTGGTGCGGCTGGCCGCTGCGTTTCCTGAACCGCTGCGGCAGGCCGTCGCAAGCCGCATGCGGAGTGCGCGCTACAACCTTGGCTGCGCGCTGGCCAGGGATGGCCGGCGCATCGCGGCCATCCGCGCGGTGCTGCCGACGCTGGCCGAGCAACCCGGCTGGCAGAGCCTGCGCGCGGTGTTGTCGATGCTGAAGGGGTGA
- a CDS encoding glycosyltransferase family 4 protein: MSRLLVLTELFLPTKGGTAVWAAEVYKRLGGREIHIVTADVAGAPAVDAVHPNTIHRLGLRRVAWLRPESLAMYVRFFVKSMGLALTRRFDAVHAFRALPEGLVAWAVARLTFRPVVVYAHGEELTSWGHGAKFRAMRFALRHADRVVANSEHTRDTLVGMGIAPGRIALIYPGVDVSVFRPGLDTAGLREGLGIGTDDRLVFSVGRLSRRKGFDQTIRAVGTLHGEGVPVRYVIAGIGEDAAYLDALVEELGLQGVVHRIGAVSEADLPRWLNACDAFAMPNRAINGDNEGFGMVFIEAAACGKPSLAGTAGGTGSAVLHAETGLRVDGLSVDAVAAGLRTLLTQPALAREWGARALQRVEREFSWERVAEKTRQLT, translated from the coding sequence GTGAGCCGGCTGCTGGTGCTGACCGAATTGTTCCTGCCGACGAAGGGCGGCACTGCGGTGTGGGCCGCCGAGGTGTACAAGCGTCTGGGCGGCAGGGAAATCCATATCGTGACCGCCGACGTCGCGGGCGCGCCGGCCGTGGATGCGGTGCATCCCAACACGATTCACCGCCTGGGCCTCAGGCGCGTGGCCTGGCTTCGTCCCGAGTCGCTCGCGATGTACGTCCGTTTCTTCGTCAAGTCGATGGGGCTGGCGCTCACGCGCCGGTTTGATGCGGTGCACGCGTTTCGCGCGCTGCCCGAGGGGCTGGTGGCCTGGGCGGTCGCGCGGCTGACGTTCAGGCCCGTGGTCGTTTATGCGCACGGCGAAGAGCTCACCAGCTGGGGGCACGGGGCCAAGTTCCGGGCCATGCGGTTCGCCCTGCGGCACGCCGACCGGGTCGTCGCAAACAGCGAGCACACGCGTGACACGCTGGTCGGCATGGGCATCGCGCCCGGCCGCATCGCGCTCATCTATCCGGGCGTCGACGTCTCGGTGTTCCGGCCCGGCCTGGATACCGCGGGGTTGCGTGAAGGATTGGGGATCGGCACAGACGACAGGCTGGTGTTTTCCGTCGGCCGGCTGTCGCGCCGCAAGGGCTTCGACCAGACCATCCGGGCCGTCGGCACGCTGCACGGCGAAGGCGTGCCGGTGCGCTACGTCATCGCGGGCATCGGCGAAGACGCCGCCTATCTCGACGCCCTGGTCGAAGAACTCGGCCTGCAGGGCGTCGTCCATCGCATCGGCGCGGTCAGCGAGGCGGATCTGCCACGCTGGCTGAACGCCTGCGATGCATTCGCCATGCCCAACCGCGCGATCAATGGCGATAATGAAGGCTTCGGCATGGTATTCATCGAAGCGGCGGCGTGCGGCAAGCCGAGCCTGGCCGGAACCGCCGGCGGCACGGGATCGGCCGTGCTGCACGCCGAGACGGGTTTGCGGGTGGATGGCCTGTCGGTCGATGCGGTCGCCGCGGGCTTGCGGACCCTGTTGACGCAGCCGGCGTTGGCGCGGGAATGGGGAGCACGCGCATTGCAGCGAGTGGAACGTGAATTCTCCTGGGAGCGGGTGGCTGAAAAGACCCGGCAATTGACATGA
- a CDS encoding glycosyltransferase, with product MSETLHPWPVAVFAHNEARNIIACLDSLQAAASRPLACHVLANACTDRTEALVREYAADHPDVRLVSIALGDKANAWNVFVHEVVAHADTPCFFIDGDVRATPGALDAMARALAQHPQANGVSALPRSGRGVKAFQRDMLRDSGVAGNLYGLRAGFVERIRAQAIKMPIGTIGEDALMGAMLKWDLRGDSRWDNARVVVAREAGFEFDSVSPWLPREWKKYFRRRVRYSVRGYQNKMLGRAIQPAGFAALPHHVRELYPRYPEVLRLEWRGLNTLFDWLALHEIRTAR from the coding sequence ATGAGCGAAACCCTGCACCCCTGGCCCGTTGCGGTGTTTGCCCACAACGAGGCGCGCAACATCATTGCCTGCCTCGACAGCCTCCAGGCGGCTGCCTCGCGGCCGCTTGCCTGCCATGTCCTGGCCAACGCCTGCACGGACCGCACCGAAGCGCTCGTGCGCGAATACGCTGCCGATCACCCCGATGTCCGCCTCGTCTCGATCGCCCTGGGCGACAAGGCCAACGCGTGGAACGTATTCGTCCACGAGGTCGTCGCGCATGCCGACACACCGTGCTTCTTCATCGACGGCGATGTCCGCGCGACCCCCGGCGCGCTCGATGCCATGGCGCGGGCGCTGGCGCAGCATCCGCAGGCCAACGGCGTGTCGGCATTGCCGCGAAGCGGGCGCGGCGTCAAGGCATTCCAGCGCGACATGCTCAGGGACAGCGGCGTGGCGGGCAATCTATATGGCTTGCGAGCCGGCTTCGTGGAACGCATCCGCGCGCAGGCCATCAAAATGCCCATCGGCACCATCGGCGAGGACGCGCTGATGGGGGCGATGCTGAAATGGGACTTGCGGGGCGACAGCCGCTGGGACAACGCACGGGTGGTCGTCGCCCGCGAGGCCGGGTTCGAGTTCGATTCGGTATCGCCCTGGCTGCCGCGGGAGTGGAAGAAATATTTCAGGCGGCGCGTGCGCTACAGCGTGCGGGGATACCAGAACAAGATGCTGGGACGGGCGATCCAGCCCGCCGGGTTCGCGGCGCTGCCGCATCATGTGCGTGAACTGTATCCGCGTTACCCTGAGGTGCTCCGGCTGGAGTGGCGGGGGCTGAATACGCTGTTCGACTGGCTGGCCCTCCACGAAATCAGGACGGCCCGCTGA
- a CDS encoding tetratricopeptide repeat protein, protein MNRFKKCLLALSAMLLAIPPASADWAPSQAEMAVLPAYCAAKFGESQHPEAAKVWRASMGSDFVHVHHYCAGLNFVNRASAMTSQNKDRRGTLEAAVRNFDYMLVHTHPDFYLRPEILMNRGIALSMMNRTGEAVGDLLKSIEADPGQPRAYLALADLYEKQKNRAKALETVTEGLRHNPDTKSLQRRYAELGGKLPYPEPVAAEPAGSSVAKPDDPAAGQGAPAPGVTPPESGPSAEPKIGSPDNPYCRFCPD, encoded by the coding sequence ATGAACCGTTTCAAGAAATGTCTGCTCGCGCTGTCCGCCATGCTGCTCGCGATTCCGCCGGCGTCGGCCGACTGGGCCCCCAGCCAGGCCGAAATGGCCGTCTTGCCGGCATACTGCGCCGCCAAGTTCGGCGAGTCCCAGCATCCCGAGGCGGCGAAGGTGTGGCGTGCCTCGATGGGGAGCGATTTCGTGCATGTCCATCACTACTGCGCCGGGCTCAATTTCGTGAACCGCGCATCCGCCATGACCTCCCAGAACAAGGATCGGCGCGGCACGCTGGAGGCGGCCGTCCGCAATTTCGACTACATGCTTGTGCATACCCACCCGGATTTCTATCTCCGCCCCGAAATCCTGATGAACCGCGGCATTGCCCTGTCGATGATGAACAGGACGGGCGAGGCGGTCGGGGATCTGCTGAAATCGATCGAGGCGGACCCCGGGCAGCCGCGCGCCTACCTGGCGCTCGCCGATCTCTACGAGAAGCAGAAGAACCGGGCCAAGGCATTGGAAACCGTGACGGAGGGCCTGCGTCACAACCCCGACACGAAGAGCCTGCAGCGGCGCTATGCCGAACTGGGCGGCAAATTGCCGTATCCGGAGCCGGTGGCGGCCGAGCCGGCCGGTTCCTCCGTGGCAAAGCCCGACGATCCGGCAGCCGGCCAGGGTGCGCCGGCGCCCGGCGTCACGCCGCCCGAAAGCGGCCCGTCAGCCGAGCCCAAGATCGGCTCGCCCGACAATCCTTATTGCCGCTTCTGCCCCGACTGA
- a CDS encoding glycosyltransferase family 61 protein, with the protein MPSIRSDSVYSVSEEAAQRASGQTDCFTETEGRHVGVAKWKISRFSGWMRSCLVAATGRIALLFLERKQAQLYTIQPARSLIPRGGNAASTAAGDASITSRLLHPATRYVRPRPLYSNRELQWSERPQDVPPLELYSIPAAIATRSGVVGTLDGSIIAESAEQFTVNRHEPDGFIRVHADRFVLRKVRAARMFPGDSVLLANRHTDNYGHFLLECLPNARLLNEIPDLADARLAIPETSNPALRAAFHELLALAGIAKQQVVEFGGNGEIGVFERLFYASPITGHPTWKSETAIRFCERLAERAATPGARSPGAGLLYVSRGAAFKRRPTNEGEIIEMLVANGFDVVYPETMSVREQISAFSQARIVVGILGAAMTNMVFSPRHAQVIVLIPDSITGHFFWDLASLKHQGYYALFCRTVSQRRGYGDADFYVDPHDLQAALALAHRAAGRADAGSVGAEAAIRIVGRADLGLG; encoded by the coding sequence GTGCCGAGCATCCGCTCGGACAGCGTCTATAGTGTTTCCGAGGAGGCGGCGCAGCGAGCGTCCGGCCAGACCGACTGTTTCACCGAAACGGAAGGAAGACACGTGGGCGTCGCAAAATGGAAGATTTCCAGATTTTCTGGCTGGATGCGTTCCTGCCTCGTTGCGGCGACCGGCCGCATCGCGCTCCTGTTCCTCGAACGCAAGCAGGCCCAGCTCTATACGATCCAGCCGGCCCGATCGTTGATCCCTCGGGGCGGCAACGCCGCTTCCACGGCAGCCGGCGATGCATCGATCACGTCCCGGCTGCTGCACCCCGCGACACGATATGTTCGCCCCCGGCCACTTTATTCGAACCGGGAACTGCAATGGAGCGAGCGTCCGCAGGATGTCCCGCCGCTCGAGCTCTATTCGATCCCGGCAGCGATCGCGACCCGGTCGGGCGTCGTCGGCACGCTTGACGGAAGCATCATCGCCGAATCGGCCGAGCAGTTCACCGTCAACCGGCATGAGCCCGACGGATTCATACGAGTCCACGCAGACCGCTTCGTCTTGCGGAAAGTCAGGGCCGCCCGGATGTTCCCGGGCGACTCGGTTCTTCTGGCAAACCGGCACACGGACAATTACGGGCACTTCCTGCTCGAGTGCCTTCCGAACGCTCGCCTGCTGAACGAGATTCCGGATCTCGCCGACGCGCGTCTCGCGATTCCGGAGACCTCGAATCCGGCGCTGCGGGCGGCGTTCCACGAATTGCTGGCGCTGGCCGGCATCGCGAAGCAGCAGGTCGTCGAGTTCGGCGGGAACGGCGAAATCGGGGTCTTCGAACGCTTGTTCTACGCGTCGCCCATCACCGGCCACCCCACCTGGAAGTCGGAGACGGCAATCCGGTTCTGCGAGCGCCTGGCCGAAAGGGCGGCGACGCCGGGCGCCCGAAGCCCCGGCGCCGGCCTTCTGTACGTGTCCCGGGGCGCCGCCTTCAAGCGCCGCCCGACCAACGAGGGCGAAATCATCGAGATGCTGGTCGCGAACGGATTCGATGTCGTCTATCCGGAGACAATGAGCGTCCGCGAGCAGATAAGCGCGTTCTCGCAAGCCCGGATCGTCGTCGGAATACTCGGGGCCGCGATGACGAACATGGTGTTCTCCCCCCGTCATGCCCAGGTGATCGTGCTGATTCCGGACAGCATAACGGGGCATTTCTTCTGGGACCTCGCGAGCCTGAAGCACCAGGGGTATTACGCGCTATTCTGCAGGACGGTCAGCCAGCGGCGCGGCTACGGCGATGCCGATTTCTACGTCGATCCCCACGATTTGCAAGCCGCCCTGGCGCTCGCCCATCGGGCAGCCGGGCGGGCGGACGCAGGATCAGTCGGGGCAGAAGCGGCAATAAGGATTGTCGGGCGAGCCGATCTTGGGCTCGGCTGA